In Gordonia phthalatica, one genomic interval encodes:
- a CDS encoding nitroreductase family protein: MRLRTLRQPRDRQDRPRWPQPTVHAQLRILRRTHVAIITSPADLGTYGAVDCGLYIETFLLAAQERGLAAAPQAAAAAYSPFLHEHFGIDDDRAVIAAICFGYPDRDAP; this comes from the coding sequence CTGCGGCTACGCACTCTACGACAGCCTCGGGATCGCCAAGACCGACCACGATGGCCGCAACCGACAGTTCATGCGCAACTTCGAATTCTTCGACGCACCCACGTCGCCATCATCACCAGTCCAGCCGACCTGGGCACCTACGGTGCCGTCGATTGCGGTCTCTACATCGAAACGTTTCTGCTCGCAGCCCAGGAACGAGGACTGGCCGCGGCCCCACAAGCAGCTGCGGCGGCATACTCGCCGTTCCTGCACGAGCACTTCGGCATCGACGATGACCGCGCGGTCATCGCGGCGATCTGCTTCGGATACCCCGACCGTGATGCCCCGTGA